CGTGAACATCGGCTGGAGGTGTGGGCGGGCTTGGCGAAGGACTTGGATCTCTCAAAAATGGAACTGATTGCCCACGAAATAGGTCTTTCCGAGGTGATTCCCATGGCAGCAGAACTCCTTGTTGGCCGGGTTCGTGGTCGGGTTGTCGTCGATGTGAATCGCTGAAAATACTTGGGGATTTGGTCGACAAGGTGGATTTTAGTATTGATTTTTTATGTTGGAAATGTCAAGGATTGTCATCCTAGGTAAATATCAGGGTTGTGCCAGAAAGATACAATGTGCCATTTCGCTTGATATGGGGTGATCGAAGGTTTGATTTTCCATAATTGTCCCCTAATATCGCAATAAGTGGAAAATTCACCAGGTGTAGGTAATAAGTGGACTGTGATGGGCACCTTTTTCCATATTTACCTATATAATATTACAATAAGTGGAAAATTTGTCCGTATATATGAGGTGGTATGATGGAAAACTTTCCACTTATTAAACTGTTATACCTAAAGAAATATCAAAGGCATCTTAATGTCAGAAAATGAAATAGAAATCAGATGGGCAAGAACAAAAGATCCTATAAAGCTTGGTGACTACGCAAAGGATTTTGGCATAGATATAAATATATTGTCTTATTACTCAGACTCCCAACCATTTTCGGAATTTCCATGGCTTGAAAGCAAAGTGCGAAATAGCATATTGAAAGACATAGAATATTATTGGGAAGAAGAAAAAGAAGAAAATATGAGCAGCTTTGCAAATGTAAAAAAAGGAGTCTATGTCATAACATTGATGGACAATATTGGAATTGAGTATGGCAAAGAAGTATCTCAGGTTTTGTATATTGGTAGGGGGGCACTAAAAAACAGAATAAACGATCATCTGAAAATTTGGATTCCAGCTATTACAAATTCTATTTATGATTTTTCATTATGTTTTTGGATGACAGAGGTAAAAAGAAGGAACAACTCGGATTTTTTTAAAGAGGTTGAGTCCGATCTCTTATGGGAATTCAGAGAGAAACACAAAACAACACCTCTGCAAAACAAAATAATGGGCGCAGATCATAACAAATACCACAACTACAAAAAAGGTTGGAAACGTCCATTATGGAAGATGTCTAAAAGTCTTAAAGATGGCTGGGCAATAAAACCACTAGGTGAAAATCCATGGGCCATTAAGCTCGATGAATAAAAGATGGTATAACCATGTAATTCAGCGGATGGCGTTAACGGTGGCGGCGCTGACGCGGCAAGTTCATTGGCGCCACCGCTGATCACGACGTTAGGGCTCCGGAAATATAAATCGAACAAGAAATATGTTAAGAGATTTCTTTAAACTAAATCCACAATTTGAGACCTTTGATGCTGAGAAGTTCAACCAACAACTTCTTGTCAGCAAACACCTTTGTAATATTCTTTACTCTCCACCAGAATTAGCGGAAAAAAGAATATCAGGTATTACATTTGAGAATGTCTCTTTTTCAAAAACAGCTATTAGTAAGGCTACTTTTAAAGAATGCATATTTAAAGATTGTTTATTTATTGGGACAGAGTTCCATTCAGTCGAATTTCATGACTGTTCCTTTGAAAATTGTAACTTTTTCAAAGCGAAATTGAGTTCAGTTTACGCAAAACCAAGTCAATTCAGGAAAGCAATTACTGACACACAATATTCAAATATTGCGATTCATCTTTATCAGCAGTTAAGAGAAAATTATTACCAAGGATCACAAGTAGAATTCAAAAATGAAGCTGAATATTATTTTTGTTTGTGGAAGAGAAAAAACGATTTCATCCAAGCAAAAAGGAAAAACACAAAAGCATATAAATATCTTCCAAATCACATAATATCATGGTTGTATTGGGCAACTTTAGGTTATGGCTATAAATTAACAAACCTAATAGTAACAACGTTTCTAATTGTCATCTGTTTGGTTTCCGCAAACCACCTTTTTGCAGACTTCTTATTTTCTACCCCTACTCAAAAATCTATTATTAAAACGACCTATTTCACCGTAACAACAATGGCCACACTTGGTGCCTCTGGTTACACCCCCAATACAGACATAGGGTATCTATTTGTTATATTAAATGTTTTGACCGGGATTAGTATTTTTTCAGCAACTATTAATTCCATATTCAAAAAGGTAATACGATGATGCTAGCAGTGGAATTTGGCAGCAGAAAACGCGGTGATTTCAACATATCTTCAGATAAAGACATGTTGCTTGTAGGGAGTTGTTTGCAGGAACCTTTCAAAGAAAAAGTAAAAAGAAAAGAAGACGGGCACAGTGTCACCTGCATGACAATTGATAAGGCGAAATACATGGTTAACCATGGAAGCCTTTTCTTTAAACATATTTTAGATGAAGGCCAACTTGTTGAAGGAAGCAAGGAAGAATTTAGTGGAATTATAGAAGGTTGGGAACCAGCACCGAACTACCAAAAGGAAATTAATGGCAATGTCGAGTTACTCGAAATTTTATCTTTTATCCCAAAGACAGCTAAAGGAGTTCTCGCCGCCACTGATATTGCGACAATAAGCATAAGGAACATTCTTATCCGAAAATTGGCTTCGCTTGGTTTGTATGTTTTTTCCTGGGAGCAAGTTTCTAGTGCTGCGGTAAATTTTAACTACATCGACATAAATGAAAAAAATATTTTACTCCATGCCCGGCATATCAAGAATTACTACCGCCAAGGATGCGACATTCAACTTTCAATTTATTTTCTAGAAAGACTATTGGGGATACTCAGTAAAATATTGGGAACTAAAACAGGGTTTAACTTTTGTGATAAAAAAGAAATTTTAAGACTGCATGAAAAATGCACAGACGGTTCCTATAAGCAGCTTCGTGCCATAGAGTTACTATGTGCTTATTATGGGTTTGAATCTTCTCCTCCTGAATTTATCTATTGGATAAGGGACCCCAATTATTTTTGTGCAATAAACAGCCCTAACCAAGGTATTAACCTGACCGGAAGAGGCTCTGTTTCTTGTTTCTACTAGCACGGGGCCGGCAGGTTATACCAATCGTTATATGCCCAATTCGTCCAATGCCTGTTTAACAAGTTTCGCCTGTTCCTTGCTCATTGTTATTCGTGCGGTGCATTTTCCTGTATCATCGTACTGCCTAATGTCAAGTAAGTCCAAACCCTCGGCATCTGGCCCAATATGGATATACTCGCCTGTCCCGTTGGTATAAATTCTTTTAATTGTTTCAATTTCGTAGTCGTGTGCCATTACCCACCTCCGACATATAACCCGTCACTTGAGTGGACGGGAATACCTTTTGCGGTTTTAGCGTGCTTCATTGGCCCGCCACTCAGTTTAAACGTTCGGTTTCGTAAATAAGGAGGTGTGAATGTCAGACGAAAATGGCATAAAAAATAGATGGTGGTACCACCTCTATAAATTTTTTGTTCACATTCTACTTGGTACCCTCATCTTTATCTTAATAGCATTTGCAGCATGGGGACTTAGCTGCTTAGTTCACTTTTTTGAATCTGCCAATGTTGATGGCTTTATATGTATTGTTTTGAAAATAGTTGAATATATTCTATTTGTTGCTGATGTAATTTGTTTCATTATATTTATAATTTGGTCAGTAGTTAAATTCTGGAGGGAACTATGGGAACAATAACTGCCATTCTGAAAACTACGCCATCAATCCTGCGTCAAGCCTCAACCACTTATTTTCAACCGCATAAAGCAATTTCAGAAATTGCATATCCTAACAAGAAGGAACTTGCCAAACATGAGATAACGATAAATAACAAAAAATATTCCTGGTTACAGGTTTTGAGCAAATCCATGTGCTACAACCAGGGGGCATTTCTTCAATACTCATTTTTAGCAGCTGAACGTCACAAGCTGATAAAGGATGAATTTAGAAATAAAAATATTGATACAGAAAAAATAAACTGGCACATGCAAGACCTTATGAATTTTCTCAACAAAGGCTTGTTTGAGCATACTTTCCAGAATTTCAGATATTTGCGTTTATTTTACCTAGGACGTAGCAGTCAAGAGCCTCGCTTCTGTATAAAAGGTAATTTTAGAACTCAGAATAGAGATACTGTCGTATCAGTCTTTAGAAATAAAAAAGTACCCTACTATTCTGATTGCGAAATAGAGAAAAATACAGGCTTTTTTTCTATCCTAAAAACAGGAAAATATTATTTAAACAATAGTTTGCCAGATAGCGTTCTAGCAGGGAGTTACTCGAACCCAAGACTTAAAAATGAATGCTCAATCTTTCTTAAGCAACAGAAGAAAAAAAGTTTTTACAACTTGTTACCTGTAAGCAGAAAAGAGAAAGATAATTTATGGGCGACGTGCTGGAAGGATTTTGAATCAGGCTCAGGCGAGTCTTCTTCATTCTATAAATCAACTCTTATAATCCCAATGACTCTTTGGAACAGCGATTTGTCAGAAGATTTTAAAAAGAGAATAAATATAAAAAATGTAGACAGAGTAATATTCGGTTTTCTTTGCCTAGACCACGTTGATGAAAATTACTTCGATGAAGAAACAGATGTTCCGGTTGGGTATTATTTTGCAGATATAATTTCCATGTTTCTACTTACACGTCTTATTTATACTGAAATATCTGATACTTTTAGGAATGTCGAAAAGTATCTAGACAAATCTATTTTTGAAGAGACGCTGGAAAAAATTGATATCGAATGGAAGAAGTTAGCATCTTTACCAATCGAGGCTAACAGTATTCTTAAGCAGGTTTCCGAGACAGATAATAACCAACTATATAGTATTGATGAAAGTTTAGCCCAATACGTATCGAGCCATACGGAAGAATGAATAGCATTTAACCGAACAAAAGCATTCACCAGACGGCAAGAAGCGCGGCGGCGCTGACGCGACAAGCTTGGGTGGGCCGCTGGTGATGCAAACGTTAAGCAAATAAAATTCTATGGCAAAAAACTCCAAAATAGGCCGTAACGATCTTTGTCCTTGTGGCACTGGAAAGAAATTTAAGCAGTGCTGCTTCGGAAAAGTCGATTGGAATGGAATTTTTCGTTCAGGCAGTGATTGGAGACCTTGTTTGTCAATTCGCGGCCGAAATCTACATTTTGTAAACAGAATCGCAGAGATATTACAATTAGACTCGCACAAAAATCTTGCAGATTACAAAAAGGGGTTCACAGAGAAAGCAGTCCGTGAAATTCATGAAGCAATTTTCGAAGTGTGGGCACCAAATACCGATATCACGTCAATCCTTCAATCAACCTCTGACGATGTCTCAGGGCTATATATCGGCGATTACGACATCGAATATATTTCTCGTGGCATAGTTAGACATTCGATTTATGCTAACAAAATTCTTGTTGTTGATCCCTTTCTATATCCTATCAGTGTAAGGGATGAATACAATCCCATTTTAGAGCCAACTCAATACAGGACGCAAACTTTAAAAAATGTAAACTTTTGGCTTTCACTCCTGCCTTGGATTGAATCTGGACTTATAGAAATTATTCGTACCCCAGCTGACTTTGATCGCCGGTTGAATTGGGAATCAATGCAAAGGCAGAGGAAAAAATTTGAAGAAACTGCTGAACTTAAAGAGGCTTCCGAACGCTCTGTCGAAGAATTAAAAGAACGTCATATGGAAAAGCAGGCACAAACGCATCTACTACTGAGTGCACCTGATTCATATATCGAAGGCTTGATAAAAAAGCTTGGGTTGGAGAAGGACGGATATACAGCAAAGGATTTTCTAAAATATGTAAATAAACAACGTGAAAGTGACCCGAACTTCCTAGAACCTGTTGGGCCTGGGTCAGATGGGCAGTTACACATGATGTCTACAGGGGCCAGTTATGATATAGCTCAATTAACTGCAAGCATCACAAAGTCATATCTAGTAACAGATATTTATTATAAGTGGCGCGAAATAGAAATTGACCGTTCTAAAAACAATGCGGAGAATCGCGTTTGGTCTCCTTTTGCAAAAGCATTCCAGGAGTCCCCTCTGAAATTTCTTAATAATTTGCAGCTAGAGCACGCATTGCAGTTACGAAAGGAAGGCCGTTTGGAGTCACTTCGTAGTTTTCTGTTAAAAGTTTGGAAACAAGCTCGTACCGAGGAACCGTTTGACGAAACTAATGCCAGATTGTTTGCAGAAGAATTACGTGACGAAGTTTCTTTAGCAAAAGAAGAATGGGACAAGATTGATCAAGACCTAATAAAAATTGTGGGTGGAGAAGCTGGTGCTGGTTTGTTGGCTGCAGGGCCTTTAATAGCATCTGGTCATGGCTTATTCGTTGGGGCAGCGGCAGCGGCGGTTGGTGCAGCTACTCTTGCAGCCTCATACAAAAGAAGGAAACATTTTCCTGATCGTTTCCCTGCAGCATTTTTTATGAATATCGAAAAACCATAATAAAACAATACGTAAATGCTTAACCATTGCATTCACCAGATGGCGAGAACGTCGGCGGCGCTGACGAGAAGAAAAAGGGGACAGATTTATTATTTCGTGAATGCCAAACCGATAAAAAATCGTCCAACCAGGCACTTCAGCCGACCGCGTGGAGCTGCTGATTTTTTTTCTGCACCCTCATTGGCGCGGTCGGCTGAGTTTGACGTTCGGCAACGTGGCAGGAAATTTAACAAAATGATTCCCCAATAGTCATTTTTATGAGTTACACCAAGTCAATGGGGTTCCCACGGGAAAGGAACGCTTTGAACTCATTTGAAATACGCTCATCACTCGCAACTCTTTCCCAAAAATCATGAGCCATTCCTTTGATTCCAGGGATAACATCATCGCGGATGTTTATTCCTTTAATTTCCGGTGGCACAAAGGCATAAGGATGGACTTCCCCGCCGCTTTTAGGGGCAAACCCCATAGAGCACATGTCATAAATGGGCAACAACCTGAAAACATTTCCTTCTATTGCGAGGCTTAAATTTCCTAAATGCATGTCTGTGTTGTTAATGAGTCGTCCGAAATGCCATAAATATTCGGCATCAAAAACATGCTGCCAACTAATCAAGTCTTTTTTGTGTAGTGCATACATCACTTGGGGCCAGTTACCTCCTAATCCGGTAAACTCAGCATCAATTGATTGCAGCGAAACCATCGACATTCGGCCATATTCTCCAGACCGATCAAACCGTTGCGACTCCAAAAAAAGTCTACCATCTATTTCTAGGAGGCGTGTTTCGGAAGCAGGAAAATTTTCATCACTATGAATAGCTTCTGTGGCATGATATTCGGTAATTAAGATGTCTCGCCATCGCCTAGCGATGTCGTTGTCTCCTTTTGGCGAGAATTTAACGATTACATGTGCAAAGCGGTCTCCACAAAAGGCTGTAAATTTTGGCTGTTCTCCTCCAGCGGAGGAACCAGGGATGATGCCACTCATGACACTATCAGCAAGTACGGGATAGTCATTGGCTGAGGTTGGTACAGGCTTGTGCCTTAATCGCAATAACGCTTGTTCGCCAAATTTAAAGTTTCCAGGGAGATCGTCGCCATTGGACACTAGGTAGCGCCCGATATGATTTGCACTCCAACGCCTTGGGTCAGTGGGAAAATCGTTGTCCCGAGAAGCCATTTCTTCCGCTATCTGTCTGCCAAGAAAACCCTGGGGGCTCAAGTCGAATAGAAAGTATGGCAAATCATCATAAAGGCCATTTTTGCCTTCACCCAAGAGTAAAGGAGGCATCCCGGTAGCTGGTTCAACAAAAAAACCTCCATGGACCAAAGGTCGTATGTATGCGACTAAAACAGTATTCCCGTGAGCATCAATCATGCCTAGCGGGAGCTTGTCATTGCCTCCAAAAGCAGTACGCGTTAAGGCATACCTTGGTGTTCGGCCACTCTGGAGCTTAATCAAACTATCGCCCATTAATCTTAATTGGCGCGCAACAGCTGATTGGCTCAGGCCTGTTTGTGCCTGTATTTCTTTTGATGTTGCGGAGACTCGTTCTAAATATTCTCTAATTGATAATGGCATTTGCCGGTCTCCTGGTTAACAAATTGACTTGCTTTGAGACTAGAAACATGCCATGTAGCATATCACATAACTTATTATATTTTCAATGTATATTTTTTATTAAAAATGAACGATGACTAGAAAAATGACTAGAATTGTTGTAATCTATAAGGCTGGGCATTAAAACGGCAAACAAGCCGAACAGGGCATGCAGTGGACCGCCAGGGAAACGTAAGGAAGGTGCCAAATCTTGATGCTGGGGCCACTGATGACCACGTTAGCTTTCGGTGGGGCGGGGTCGGACCGAATTAACATGCTTATTTAATTGAAATAAAGTTGACATCCGCTATGTTTTCTAGCCTTAGAAGGGTATTTTTGGGGTGAAAAAAACAACTTTAACCGTCGAACGCCGTGCCGAGAGCGAACAGATACTTTATTCCGGGATATGTGTGGCATATTACCCACCGTTGCCACCAAAGAGAGTTTTTGCTTCGTTTTGGCCGGGATCGGCAGGCTTGGATTCGGTGGCTTTTCGAGGCAAAAAAGAGATACGATCTTGAGATGCTAAATTTTACTATTACCTTAAACCACATTCATCTCCTGGCCTATGGAGGTGAAAACCGAGAAACCATACCCAGATCTATGCAGCTTGTCGCCGGGCGGACAGCGCAAGAATATAACCGCCGCACGCAACGAAAAGGTGCATTCTGGGAAGACCGGTATCATGCCACGGCTATAGATACAGATGTCCATCTTGCGCGGTGTCTTGTTTATATCGATCTGAATATGGTTCGTGCAGGAGTCGTGCAGCACCCGAGGGAATGGCCGTACGGGGGGTATGGTGAAATTATAAATCCTCCCGCCAGATATCGACTCATCGCCAGGAATCGCTTTAAGGAATTGCTGGCCATTGATGAAAATGCGCTTGCTTCGGTGTATTCAGGTTGGATAGAAGAGGCATTGAAGGCAGAGGCTGGCCAAGAACCTGAATGGAGCGCGAGCGTAGCGGTCGGCAGTAAAAAGTTTGTCATGGAAATTAAGGAAGCGCTTGGTTTCAAAGCAATCGGGCGGAATATCCATGAGGGTTTAGCCGACGCGAACAC
This Desulfobulbaceae bacterium DNA region includes the following protein-coding sequences:
- the yjjJ gene encoding type II toxin-antitoxin system HipA family toxin YjjJ, with protein sequence MPLSIREYLERVSATSKEIQAQTGLSQSAVARQLRLMGDSLIKLQSGRTPRYALTRTAFGGNDKLPLGMIDAHGNTVLVAYIRPLVHGGFFVEPATGMPPLLLGEGKNGLYDDLPYFLFDLSPQGFLGRQIAEEMASRDNDFPTDPRRWSANHIGRYLVSNGDDLPGNFKFGEQALLRLRHKPVPTSANDYPVLADSVMSGIIPGSSAGGEQPKFTAFCGDRFAHVIVKFSPKGDNDIARRWRDILITEYHATEAIHSDENFPASETRLLEIDGRLFLESQRFDRSGEYGRMSMVSLQSIDAEFTGLGGNWPQVMYALHKKDLISWQHVFDAEYLWHFGRLINNTDMHLGNLSLAIEGNVFRLLPIYDMCSMGFAPKSGGEVHPYAFVPPEIKGINIRDDVIPGIKGMAHDFWERVASDERISNEFKAFLSRGNPIDLV
- a CDS encoding transposase — translated: MPRANRYFIPGYVWHITHRCHQREFLLRFGRDRQAWIRWLFEAKKRYDLEMLNFTITLNHIHLLAYGGENRETIPRSMQLVAGRTAQEYNRRTQRKGAFWEDRYHATAIDTDVHLARCLVYIDLNMVRAGVVQHPREWPYGGYGEIINPPARYRLIARNRFKELLAIDENALASVYSGWIEEALKAEAGQEPEWSASVAVGSKKFVMEIKEALGFKAIGRNIHEGLADANTLREPSASYSIDSGIENECLSDGNSLFWNIFP